DNA from Pelagibacterium nitratireducens:
ATGAAGCCGGACGAGGTGTTCCGGCAGGGGCAGAAAATGAGCAAACCACAGCTGCATGCTTTAGATTGCGTTGATGCACCCGTCTTACCGAGGCCGGGTCCGTGCAGGCGCCATACTCTTCTCAGACATTGAAATCGGTTCGTCGGCGCGCGCTGCTTTGCAGACGCGCTTCAGCCGGGATTGCATTATCACCAGCATGCCCGGGTCGGTGGTCCGACATCAATGAGAGCGGGAAACCGTGCCCGCGAAGCTGGCCACAAAAACTTGCATGGAATTTGCAAGTTTTTGTGCTGCCACGCGCCGAACGTGCAGGCCTTGCCGGTTTCAGCATGCAATCGTCGCGCCGGCAGCCAGACCGTTGTCTTGGACCATCACACACAGATGAAGGGGGCGCGCAGCCATGAGAATTGACATCGCCGGCTTCACGCGCGGCTCAAAGACCCTTGAGCACCACGCCGTTCTCGATTTCTGCGCGAGAATGGATCGATTGGGCTACGATGGCATCTGGTTCAACGAATTCCATTTCCAGCAGCCGCCCGACCCCTATCCCTCCACGCTGCTTCTCGCCGCGGCAATCTTTGCACGGACGAAACGCATTCGGGTCGGCACATCCATTGTCGTCCTGCCGCTTTACCATCCCTGGCTTCTTGCCGAACAAATTGCGCAGCTCCATTGGCAAAGCGCTGGGCGGTTCGACCTTGGCATCGGGCGCGGCACGCATCCATCGACGCTGGACGCACTGGGTATTGCGTCCGGGGCCACCCGCGACAGGTTCGAGCAATCCTTGGCGCTGATGAAATCGGCATGGGTTCGACCAACACTCATTCCCGAGGATGGGGCATGGCCGGGGTCATCGGTTCCGGTCGGCCCGCTTCTTCCCGAGGGCGCCGAAATTCCCGTCTATGCAGCCGGCTCAACTGCAGAAACCATCGGATTTGCCGTCGCTCAACACCTCCCGCTTCTTCTCAGTCTCGAACCCCCCGAGCAGCGACAGCTCTCGGTCTATGACGCGATTACCGGCAACCGATCCGGACGCTATCCGGCCAACTTCTCGATTTCCCGCTATTTGACCGTCGCCCCCACGCGCGCGGAGGCCCTTGCGGCCGTGGATGCCCTGCTCCCGCGGCTGTACGAGCGGCGGAAGCGCTACGCCATCGCGCAGAACCGGCCACTCGATATGATCAAACCGATCGATCGCGATTTTTTCCTCAGCCAGCAGATGGTCGCTGGCAGCCCCGATGACTGCGTCGAGCAATTGGCGTCCCTACGCGACCAGACCGGCATCGAAAGCATACGACTGATCTTCAATTGCAACGGCGAAGTTCCAGAGCCGGAAGCCGACGCGATGGCAACCCTGTTCGGACAGGAAGCGCTCGGGGCGCTCCAGACCCTTTCTCCTTCCATCACCATACCAACCGAGGTTCATTGATGATCAAGCTTCACGCCCACCACCGCGCCGGCATCGCCAGCGCCCTGGCCCTTTCGTTGCTTGTCGCTGCTCCGGCAATCGCCCAGCAGGCCGGCTTTCCCTACACCGATGAAAACTGTGGCGTGACCACGACATACGAGGCCGCGCCCGAACGCGCCGTTACGCTGTCCAACAACGCGACCGAACTGATGCTCGCGCTGGGCCTTAAGGACCGGATGGCCGGCACCTCCTACATGGCCAACCTTACGATCAGCCCGGACTACGCGGACGCCTATGCCGAGGTGCCGATCATCGCACCGCTGGTGGCCACCACCGAGGAGCTGATCGAAGCCGAAGCCGATTTCGTCTATGCCGGCTATCCCGATGGCTTCAGCGAATCGCGTCACACGCGGGACCAACTGCACGATCTGGGCATGAAAACCCGGCTCAATACGGAAGGCTGCAATCTCGGCCCGTTCGGCTTTGCCGAGCTGTTCGCGGAAATCGGGTCCGTCGCATCCATCTTCGGCGTTCCCGATCGTGGCGCGGCGCTGATTGAAGAGCTTTCAGGCCGCCTCGATGCCGTCACCCGAGACCTTGAAGGCGTCGAACCGATATCGGTCTTTATCTACAATGGCGGTGACACCACACCCAACGCTGTCCTTGGGCATACGCTCCTGTCTCAAGCGGTCGCAGCCGCGGGCGGTGAAAACATCTTCGCCGATGTGGCCAACCGCTATGGGCAGGTGAGCTGGGAGCAGATTGCAGAGCGTGAACCCGAATTTATCGTCGTCTTTTACTCAGGCACGGCGAGCGGGCAGATCGTGGCCGATCCCGATACCGAACTGGGCCAGGCCCGTATCGATCTGCTCAAGGCAACACCAGCCATTTCCGAGGTTCCGGCGATACGCAACGAGCGCTTTATTCTCGTCGATTCGGTCAAAGGCCAGCCCGGTCCGAGCACACTCGATGCTGTCGAGGCAATGGCCAGGGCGTTCCATCCCGACGCCTTTGGCGCGTAACCGTCCATGCTCGAGCGCAAGCCCGATATCGTCGATAGCGAGGAGCAATCCCGGCTCCTCGCGGTGCTGCGATCCACACCCGATGCGACCAACGACCGGCCCGTCGCGGTCAGTGCGCCGTCCGCACCGGAGCGGTCGGCATCGATGCCCTATGGCCTTTCCATGGGACTATTGGCGATTTTTATGGGGTTGCTCGGCGTCCTTGGCCTGATGTTTGGCTCGGTTTCGATCCCGGCGCCCACGGCGCTGGGAATCCTTGTCAATTGGCTTGCGGGTTTTGAGTTGGTGCCCGTCACCTGGCGCGGTGTCTATGAGACGATCATCATCGAAACCCGTGTGCCGCGGGTAATTCTGGCGGGCGCTGTCGGAGCGACGCTGGCGGCAACCGGCATGACAATTCAGGCCATTGTCCGCAACCCGCTGGCCGGCCCCAGTATCCTCGGCGTTTCCTCGGGCGCGGCCACCGGGGCGGTTGTCGTGATGCGCTGGGGTCTGATGGGCCTGGGCGCCTTTACGCTCTATATCTCTGCCTTCGCCGGCGCACTCGTCACCTTGATCATTGTCTTTTGGGTGGCGCGAACCGGCGGGCATATGACGCCCACCCGGCTCGTTCTGGCAGGCATTGCCATGAGTGCCGTGCTGAGCGCGCTCACCAGCCTTCTGGTTCTCACCTCGCCCGACCCGCAATTGGCCTCGCGCGTTCTCTTCTGGACGCTTGGCGGCTTTGCGGCCGCGCAGTGGAAACTTCTGCCTTTGCCGATCGCTGCGTTGGTCATCGGTCTGGGCACAATGCTGATCCAGGCCCGCCGTCTCAATCTGCTGATGGCGGGCGATGAAAGTGCAACCGCACTTGGGCTTGATGTTCACCGTTTCCGGCAGCGAATGTTTGTTCTGACCGCGGCGCTCACTGGAGTGATGGTCGCCGTTTCCGGCGTCATTGGCTTTGTGGGCCTGATCGTCCCCCACATCGTCCGTTTTCTGGTCGGCTCCGACCATCGCAGGGCGCTTCCGGCCGTTGCACTGGTTGGCGCCAGCTTCGCGATCGCCGCCGATCTTGTTGCAAGGGCCGTCATTTCCCCGCTCGAGTTGCCCGTGGGCATCATAACCGCCCTTGTCGGCGGCCCCTTCTTTATCTGGTTGTTGCGCCGTGATGCCAAGGTTCGGGAACAGCCGATATGAATTTCGTCAAATCGGGGACCCTGTCCCTTGAAGACGTCAGTTTTGCGGTAAACGGCAAGTCTCTGGTCAATTCCGTTTCGCTCGATGTCGCTCCGGGAGAAATGATCGGCCTGTTGGGACCCAACGG
Protein-coding regions in this window:
- a CDS encoding LLM class flavin-dependent oxidoreductase produces the protein MRIDIAGFTRGSKTLEHHAVLDFCARMDRLGYDGIWFNEFHFQQPPDPYPSTLLLAAAIFARTKRIRVGTSIVVLPLYHPWLLAEQIAQLHWQSAGRFDLGIGRGTHPSTLDALGIASGATRDRFEQSLALMKSAWVRPTLIPEDGAWPGSSVPVGPLLPEGAEIPVYAAGSTAETIGFAVAQHLPLLLSLEPPEQRQLSVYDAITGNRSGRYPANFSISRYLTVAPTRAEALAAVDALLPRLYERRKRYAIAQNRPLDMIKPIDRDFFLSQQMVAGSPDDCVEQLASLRDQTGIESIRLIFNCNGEVPEPEADAMATLFGQEALGALQTLSPSITIPTEVH
- a CDS encoding ABC transporter substrate-binding protein codes for the protein MIKLHAHHRAGIASALALSLLVAAPAIAQQAGFPYTDENCGVTTTYEAAPERAVTLSNNATELMLALGLKDRMAGTSYMANLTISPDYADAYAEVPIIAPLVATTEELIEAEADFVYAGYPDGFSESRHTRDQLHDLGMKTRLNTEGCNLGPFGFAELFAEIGSVASIFGVPDRGAALIEELSGRLDAVTRDLEGVEPISVFIYNGGDTTPNAVLGHTLLSQAVAAAGGENIFADVANRYGQVSWEQIAEREPEFIVVFYSGTASGQIVADPDTELGQARIDLLKATPAISEVPAIRNERFILVDSVKGQPGPSTLDAVEAMARAFHPDAFGA
- a CDS encoding iron ABC transporter permease; translated protein: MLERKPDIVDSEEQSRLLAVLRSTPDATNDRPVAVSAPSAPERSASMPYGLSMGLLAIFMGLLGVLGLMFGSVSIPAPTALGILVNWLAGFELVPVTWRGVYETIIIETRVPRVILAGAVGATLAATGMTIQAIVRNPLAGPSILGVSSGAATGAVVVMRWGLMGLGAFTLYISAFAGALVTLIIVFWVARTGGHMTPTRLVLAGIAMSAVLSALTSLLVLTSPDPQLASRVLFWTLGGFAAAQWKLLPLPIAALVIGLGTMLIQARRLNLLMAGDESATALGLDVHRFRQRMFVLTAALTGVMVAVSGVIGFVGLIVPHIVRFLVGSDHRRALPAVALVGASFAIAADLVARAVISPLELPVGIITALVGGPFFIWLLRRDAKVREQPI